In Sylvia atricapilla isolate bSylAtr1 unplaced genomic scaffold, bSylAtr1.pri scaffold_113_arrow_ctg1, whole genome shotgun sequence, the genomic stretch cAGGCCAGACCTCCTGAGGAGAGGCCCTGGATCAATATCAATCACAGAATGCTGCAATCACCTCTGCTCTAAAGAGAACAGGAACAAAACTTTAAACACCCTTTATAACAGGAATGTGTATTTCTTAGCACCTCTTTGAAATCTTTCTCCATAACTGCAGTAGAAAACCTTCCTGATGAActgcaccagagcagagagaaatcaAGGCACAGCCATGGTTTGTCAGGACTTGCTTGATCCCAAGGAGCCCCGTGGTGCATTTGGTGCTGAGCCCTCAGGGCCCGAGAGGAGATTGCACAAACCTTTCCAGGAGTCCAAGTCAGAGGAAAGACCCAAAGTGTCTCAAAGCATTCCTGGGTCCCACTGAGCTCCATCCCCAACACAGGCTCCTCATGGACTCCTTGGAGGAGAGAATTGGAGGCCAGGATTTCCCAAAACCCCCTCAGAGACTCCGTGTGGAAAGGAAAACCCAAAGTACCCTAAAAAGCCTTGAGTATGTCAAAGCATTAATGAGCCCCACTGAGTGTCAGTACAAAGCCTCTCTAGGGACTCATTAAAGCAGATAACTGGAGGCCATGACTGCACAAACCTCTCAGAGAGGATTCAGTGtcaaaaagttgttttttacTGACTCTCGAGTACTTTGAGGCATTAATGAGCCCCACTGAGTGTTGTTACTGACAAAAAATGTCAGGGGACTAATCAGAGCAGATAATTGGAGGCTGTGATTTCACAACCTTTCAGAGACTCTCAGGCAAAAGCAAACCCCAAAGTCCTTTGAagaacctgcagtccctgggaGCACTGAGGAGCCCCCAGGGCCATTCCTgaccaaggctccccagggactggtCCCAGCAGATCCCTGAGGCCACTGGGATGTGGGGGGTGCTaagggcaggacaaggggctcacagtgcccagccttgctgggctgtgccaggaggccccagggcctcagcacaaggtgtctcctcccagcccttggTAGCACAGatcctgctgtgccccagggcacCAAGGCTTGGCttcccctgggcactgccagccctgccagggccctTGGCCATGTCCAGCACAGCTTGTCCTGCACACCATGGCAGCAATCCCCTTAGTCCAAATGGTGACCTGCTCTCAGTGACTTTGGGGTGTCAAACCCAGGCCCCAGGGCTGATGGCTGTcccaggaaaggagctgggacaAGGTGTCCATTGCTCAGGAACTGTAATTTGGATTGTGATTTGTTCCTCTGAGCTCTTCTCTGTTCTGGAGATGGGCCCTTAATGAGCTGGTGGCTGTCCAGAGATGGGCCCTGGAGCAGCTAGGGCAGAGAATGAACTGAGTTTGTCCTGCTGCCATTGTTGGTGCCCTGCCTGGGTGTGCAGATGAGTCTCTTCTCTCTGAACCTGACACAACCCAGCAGGAGCATCAATCTCCTGAGGCAGCCGTGTTTGGaggctgcacacacaggcactggTTTTGTGTAACAGATGATACCAGATTGATGGATGGCTTTCCAGAAATGCACCATGGTTAGGGGAAAAGCTTTGTTCTTCTTCTCGGCCTGGCAATGGATTTGTTCAGGGGCAGCATCACAGATTTGCTCCCAAGGCTGTAGATGACTGGATTTAAGAATGGGTACAGGGCTGTGTTCCgcagagctgcagttctgttGGTCCTCAAGGAAACATCTTCTGCAGGACACGTGTAGAGAGCAACACAGCTCCCACAGGCAATGGATaaggggatgggatgggaagaaCACGTAGTCAAAGCTTCCTTCCTCCCAGAGGCTGTTGAAAGATGCAGAACACAGAACAGGATGCAGATGTCAAAAGCCAGAGTCAAACACAAGGAACCCACCTGGACACACGGTAAGAAGACAGAGTCTATTTTCCAAAGCAGGCTGGTGTCAGGGCAGGACTGTTTGAACAAGGGCGAGTTGTCACAGAGGAAATGGGGGATCTTGGAGCCACAGAAAGACAGCgcagagaggaggagcagcctgtAGCTCAGCAGGGCAAAGCCGAGGACCCAAGCAGCAACACCCAGGTGGACACAGAGCTGAGGCTTCCTGATGGCAGCGTAGAGCAAAGGGTGGCAGATGGCAACATAGCAGTCAAAGGACATGACAATGAGCAGGACAAACTCTGTGCAGCCCAGGGCTAAATAGGAATAGTTTTGCGTAAAGCAGCTGCTCAGTGAGAGAGTGTTCTGACCAGAACTCAGCAACACAAACACTTGGATGGtgtggagaatgtaaaccagaTTTCCAGGAAGGCCCGGCTGCAGATGAAAAAGTCCATGGGGGGTTGCAGGTGGTGATCCAcacacaggaggaaaatgaTTGTTGCATTCCCCATCACTGTGGTCAGGTACATGAGCAGAAGGAtctgagagaaaaacagctgCAGCCTTGGATCAAGCTCTGGGAAACCCTAGAGGATGAACTCAGTAACTGCACTTTCATTTTCTGGTCCCATGCAATAGCAGCTGCTCTTGTCCTGATGCAGGAAGCTCAAGAACTGACTTTGGGACACAGTATTGTAGTTTTTACAGCAGAGCTCAAGATGACTCTCTTTGAGGATTTGAAGAAATCTGGACCAAAGTTCCTTAATGGTTCCCCAGCTGGAGTTGGTTAAAACATCTGGCTGTAATGGTCACCAGAATAATTGCTGTATGGCTTTTGCTTGCATCAAGCTTCACTGTTCTAGTGCCCTATGTTGTAAAATGAAATAGAGATGTTGAGAGACTAATCCTCATAAGGGGCTGAGAAAACGGGGGACTTGATGAGAACAGTAGATTagagcagcacagccttggAGAAACAGATAAAGGATGTAACTCACACAAAGCACAAGTAGGAtgtctgctcagctctgcaagaCTGACAAAGGAGAatttatgcaaaacaaaaatattgtcaTTACTCAAAAGCAAGGGCTGAGGAACAGCACCTAAATAGGACACAGGGTGTTGGTGACAGACCCCAAAGGACTACGTAAGGACTTCTGATAAGGGGTGAATCTATGTGAAATAAAGTCAAAGAAAGTGGGGATAGCTCATGAATATGTAATAATGTGTCTGATAAAAACTCTGTTCACTTGATGCTCAGTGCACTAAGATGGATGTAGGTTCCTATGAGTGTCCACCCTGCTGTGTGTAATAGAGAATACCATCTTTGAGATATTCAGAACTGTGTGAGAAGGTTTCTATCTGCCAGATTTCAGTATCAGTGGTGTCCTTGATTCCATTATGCCCCACAGTCCCACAGTGGGTCCTTGGTTCCATGAAGCCCTGCTGTATAACAATGGATCCTTGGTTCCATTAGGGTCTGTCCTGTCAAAATGGCCTCCTTGGTTCTGCCCTGCCAAAATGCTCTCCTTGGTTCCACGAGGCCTTGGTGTGTCCCAACAGCCCCTTGGATCCATGAACTTCCATAGTGTCCCCATGGTCTCTGGGAtctgcagtgtcacaatggaCAATTGGTTACAAGAGGTCTCACTGTGTCACAATGAATATTTGTTTCCATGGGGCCCCACATTTTCATCAAGGCCCCTTGTTCTGTGAGGTTCCATAACATCACCGTGGTCTCTGTGGATCCACAGTGCCTCAAAGTTCTTTACTGTCACCATGGTCTTGGATCAGCAGTGTTACAATGGACCACTGACTCCATGAGGAACACAAAACTTTGCATGAACACTGAGCAACACCTGATCAACCCACCTGAGAACATCTGTTTACATCAAAACAGGGGTTGAACTGACAATGGCACCAGCAGCTTCCACCTTCAACAGAGAtccaggacagggacagagaatTCAG encodes the following:
- the LOC136374735 gene encoding LOW QUALITY PROTEIN: olfactory receptor 287-like (The sequence of the model RefSeq protein was modified relative to this genomic sequence to represent the inferred CDS: inserted 1 base in 1 codon), whose protein sequence is MYLTTVMGNATIIFLLCVDHHLQPPMDFFICSRAFLEIWFTFSTXIQVFVLLSSGQNTLSLSSCFTQNYSYLALGCTEFVLLIVMSFDCYVAICHPLLYAAIRKPQLCVHLGVAAWVLGFALLSYRLLLLSALSFCGSKIPHFLCDNSPLFKQSCPDTSLLWKIDSVFLPCVQVGSLCLTLAFDICILFCVLHLSTASGRKEALTTCSSHPIPLSIACGSCVALYTCPAEDVSLRTNRTAALRNTALYPFLNPVIYSLGSKSVMLPLNKSIARPRRRTKLFP